In Canis lupus dingo isolate Sandy chromosome 32, ASM325472v2, whole genome shotgun sequence, the following are encoded in one genomic region:
- the CASP6 gene encoding caspase-6 isoform X2 — translation MSSAPGPRRAGPADEEQNVTETDAFYKREMFDPEEKYKMDHKRRGIALIFNHERFFWHLTLPDRRGTSADRDNLVRRFSELGFEVKCFNDLKAEELLLKIHEASTSSHIDADCFLCVFLSHGEGNHIYAYDAKIEIQTLTGLFKGDKCQSLVGKPKIFIIQACRGDQHDVPVLPLDVVDHRTDKLEDNVTEVDAASVYTLPAGADFLMCYSVAEGYYSHRETVNGSWYIQDLCEMLGKFGSSLEFTELLTLVNRKVSQRRVDFCKDPNAIGKKQVPCFASMLTKKLHFFPKSK, via the exons ATGAGCTCGGCGCCGGGGCCCCGCCGGGCTGGGCCTGCAG atgaggaacAAAATGTGACGGAAACTGATGCCTTCTATAAGAG AGAAATGTTTGACCCGGAAGAAAAGTACAAAATGGACCACAAGAGGAGAGGAATTGCTTTGATCTTCAATCACGAGCGGTTCTTCTGGCACCTAACATTGCCGGACAGGCGCGGCACCAGCGCAGACAGGGATAATCTCGTGCGCAG GTTTTCAGAACTAGGATTTGAGGTGAAATGCTTTAATGATCTTAAAGCAGAAGAACTACTGCTCAAAATTCATGAGG CATCAACCTCTAGCCACATAGATGCCGATTGCTTTTTATGTGTGTTCCTCAGTCATGGTGAAGGAAATCACATTTATGCATATGATGCCAAAATTGAAATTCAGACACTGACTGGCTTATTCAAAGGAGACAAATGTCAGAGCCTAGTTGGAAAACCCAAGATATTTATCATTCAG GCCTGTCGAGGAGACCAGCATGACGTGCCAGTCCTTCCGTTGGATGTAGTGGATCATCGGACAGACAAGCTGGAGGACAACGTAACGGAGGTGGATGCGGCCTCAGTGTACACGTTGCCTGCTGGAGCGGATTTTCTCATGTGTTACTCTGTTGCAGAAG gTTATTATTCTCATCGGGAAACTGTGAATGGCTCATGGTACATTCAAGATCTGTGTGAGATGCTGGGAAAATTTGGCTCCTCCCTAGAGTTCACAGAACTACTCACCCTGGTGAACAGGAAAGTTTCTCAGCGCCGAGTGGACTTTTGCAAAGACCCAAATGCAATtggaaagaagcaggttccctgctttGCCTCAATGCTAACTAAAAAGCTGCATTTCTTTCCGAAATCTAAATGA
- the CASP6 gene encoding caspase-6 isoform X1, with amino-acid sequence MKPPVQPRLELFTGANLHNSQPPKEELPLQATLSARAGPLSARCSAFSGGDNRLAPEKAPSVGSKVRAPNFCAIAIPDEEQNVTETDAFYKREMFDPEEKYKMDHKRRGIALIFNHERFFWHLTLPDRRGTSADRDNLVRRFSELGFEVKCFNDLKAEELLLKIHEASTSSHIDADCFLCVFLSHGEGNHIYAYDAKIEIQTLTGLFKGDKCQSLVGKPKIFIIQACRGDQHDVPVLPLDVVDHRTDKLEDNVTEVDAASVYTLPAGADFLMCYSVAEGYYSHRETVNGSWYIQDLCEMLGKFGSSLEFTELLTLVNRKVSQRRVDFCKDPNAIGKKQVPCFASMLTKKLHFFPKSK; translated from the exons ATGAAGCCACCTGTTCAGCCGAGGTTAGAGTTGTTCACTGGGGCAAATTTACACAATAGCCAACCACCCAAGGAGGAGCTCCCGTTACAGGCCACGTTGAGCGCCCGGGCGGGCCCACTTAGCGCGCGCTGTTCGGCATTTTCGGGCGGGGACAACAGGCTCGCTCCAGAAAAGGCTCCATCTGTAGGCTCCAAAGTTCGGGCTCCGAATTTCTGCGCGATTGCTATCCCTG atgaggaacAAAATGTGACGGAAACTGATGCCTTCTATAAGAG AGAAATGTTTGACCCGGAAGAAAAGTACAAAATGGACCACAAGAGGAGAGGAATTGCTTTGATCTTCAATCACGAGCGGTTCTTCTGGCACCTAACATTGCCGGACAGGCGCGGCACCAGCGCAGACAGGGATAATCTCGTGCGCAG GTTTTCAGAACTAGGATTTGAGGTGAAATGCTTTAATGATCTTAAAGCAGAAGAACTACTGCTCAAAATTCATGAGG CATCAACCTCTAGCCACATAGATGCCGATTGCTTTTTATGTGTGTTCCTCAGTCATGGTGAAGGAAATCACATTTATGCATATGATGCCAAAATTGAAATTCAGACACTGACTGGCTTATTCAAAGGAGACAAATGTCAGAGCCTAGTTGGAAAACCCAAGATATTTATCATTCAG GCCTGTCGAGGAGACCAGCATGACGTGCCAGTCCTTCCGTTGGATGTAGTGGATCATCGGACAGACAAGCTGGAGGACAACGTAACGGAGGTGGATGCGGCCTCAGTGTACACGTTGCCTGCTGGAGCGGATTTTCTCATGTGTTACTCTGTTGCAGAAG gTTATTATTCTCATCGGGAAACTGTGAATGGCTCATGGTACATTCAAGATCTGTGTGAGATGCTGGGAAAATTTGGCTCCTCCCTAGAGTTCACAGAACTACTCACCCTGGTGAACAGGAAAGTTTCTCAGCGCCGAGTGGACTTTTGCAAAGACCCAAATGCAATtggaaagaagcaggttccctgctttGCCTCAATGCTAACTAAAAAGCTGCATTTCTTTCCGAAATCTAAATGA